The proteins below come from a single Streptomyces spongiicola genomic window:
- the cimA gene encoding citramalate synthase has product MTTEATDTDGYTVLDDGFHVFDTTLRDGAQREGINLTVADKLTIARHLDEFGVGFIEGGWPGANPRDTEFFARARQEIDFRHAQLVAFGATRRPNAVAADDPQVKALLESGAQVITLVAKSHDRHVELALRTTLDENLEMVRDTVSHLRSHGRRVFVDCEHFFDGYRANPAYAKAVVRTAHEAGADVVILCDTNGGMLPAQVQAVVATVLADTGARLGIHAQDDTGCAVANTLAAVDAGATHVQCTANGYGERVGNANLFPVVAALELKYGKQVLPPGALREMTRISHAIAEVVNLTPSTHQPYVGVSAFAHKAGLHASAIKVDPDLYQHIDPEQVGNTMRMLVSDMAGRASVELKGRELGVDLGGDRELVGRVVERVKERELRGYTYEAADASFELLLRAEADGRVLGYFRTESWRVIVEDRPDGSHANEATVKLWAKGERIVATAEGNGPVNALDRAMRVGLERIYPQLAKLELVDYRVRILEGRHGTGSTTRVLTTTGDGTGEWSTVGVGDNIIAASWQALEDAYTYGLLRAGVEPAE; this is encoded by the coding sequence CGGTCCTCGACGACGGCTTCCATGTCTTCGACACCACGCTGCGCGACGGAGCGCAGCGCGAGGGCATCAACCTCACCGTCGCGGACAAGCTGACCATCGCCCGGCACCTCGACGAGTTCGGCGTGGGCTTCATCGAGGGCGGCTGGCCGGGTGCCAACCCCCGGGACACGGAGTTCTTCGCCCGGGCCCGACAGGAGATCGACTTCCGGCACGCCCAGCTCGTCGCCTTCGGCGCCACCCGCCGCCCGAATGCCGTCGCCGCCGATGACCCGCAGGTCAAGGCGCTGCTGGAGTCCGGCGCCCAGGTGATCACCCTGGTGGCCAAGTCCCACGACCGCCATGTCGAACTGGCCCTGCGCACCACCCTCGACGAGAACCTGGAGATGGTCCGCGACACCGTCTCCCATCTGCGCTCGCACGGCCGGCGGGTGTTCGTCGACTGCGAGCACTTCTTCGACGGCTACCGGGCCAACCCCGCCTACGCGAAGGCGGTCGTCCGCACCGCCCACGAGGCGGGTGCCGACGTGGTCATCCTCTGCGACACCAACGGAGGCATGCTGCCCGCCCAGGTCCAGGCGGTCGTCGCCACCGTCCTCGCCGACACCGGCGCGCGCCTCGGCATCCACGCCCAGGACGACACCGGATGCGCCGTGGCGAACACGCTCGCCGCCGTCGACGCGGGTGCCACGCACGTGCAGTGCACAGCCAACGGCTACGGGGAGCGCGTCGGAAACGCCAACCTCTTCCCGGTCGTGGCGGCACTGGAGCTGAAGTACGGCAAGCAGGTGCTGCCTCCCGGCGCGCTGCGGGAGATGACCCGGATCTCGCACGCCATCGCCGAGGTCGTCAACCTGACACCATCCACCCATCAGCCCTACGTGGGTGTCTCCGCCTTCGCCCACAAGGCCGGACTGCACGCCTCCGCGATCAAGGTCGACCCGGATCTGTACCAGCACATCGATCCCGAGCAGGTCGGCAACACCATGCGGATGCTGGTCTCCGACATGGCGGGCCGCGCCTCCGTCGAACTCAAGGGCAGGGAGCTGGGTGTCGACCTCGGCGGTGACCGGGAGCTCGTCGGGCGGGTCGTCGAGCGCGTCAAGGAGCGCGAACTGCGCGGCTACACGTACGAGGCGGCCGACGCCTCCTTCGAGCTGCTGCTGCGCGCGGAGGCGGATGGGCGTGTGCTCGGCTACTTCCGCACCGAGTCCTGGCGGGTCATCGTCGAGGACCGCCCCGACGGCAGCCACGCCAACGAGGCCACGGTGAAACTGTGGGCCAAGGGCGAGCGCATCGTCGCGACCGCCGAGGGGAACGGCCCCGTCAACGCGCTGGACCGGGCGATGCGGGTGGGTCTGGAGCGGATCTACCCCCAGCTCGCCAAGCTGGAGCTGGTCGACTACCGCGTACGCATCCTCGAGGGCCGGCACGGCACGGGCTCGACCACCCGGGTGCTGACCACCACCGGCGACGGCACCGGTGAGTGGTCCACGGTGGGAGTGGGCGACAACATCATCGCCGCTTCCTGGCAGGCCCTGGAGGACGCCTACACCTACGGACTGCTGCGCGCGGGCGTCGAGCCCGCGGAGTAG
- a CDS encoding DUF1876 domain-containing protein, whose product MRTKKWNVEIVITESDRTTQAEARLRGQHAELYVGEGTAHRNRADRDIPHIGDELAVARALNGVSHSLLHEVATEIESRTGEPVRHLREG is encoded by the coding sequence ATGCGCACCAAGAAGTGGAACGTCGAGATCGTCATCACCGAGAGTGACCGCACCACCCAGGCCGAGGCACGGCTGCGGGGGCAGCACGCGGAGCTGTACGTCGGCGAGGGCACGGCCCACCGCAACCGCGCGGACCGGGACATCCCCCATATCGGCGATGAACTGGCGGTGGCGCGGGCCCTGAACGGAGTGAGCCACTCGCTGCTGCACGAGGTGGCCACGGAGATCGAGTCCCGCACGGGCGAGCCGGTCCGCCACCTGCGCGAAGGCTGA
- a CDS encoding GNAT family N-acetyltransferase, with protein MPAPGTRRTGYPITLADGTLTRTREAAPADLGPVQALHRRCSVGTRAMRYHAGTPGLSAAGWRLLCDPQRGTTLVTATAQRADRIIAMTNVMRTDRRGVGEFAVLIEDAWQSKGLGTALAAHAAEVARRIGLHTLTAAVAAVNTPMLHVLASLDAPAAHVTGPVVDIEIPLRRGW; from the coding sequence ATGCCCGCACCCGGGACGCGACGCACCGGATACCCCATCACCCTGGCCGACGGCACACTCACCCGGACGAGGGAGGCGGCCCCCGCCGACCTCGGTCCGGTCCAGGCGCTCCACCGCCGCTGCTCGGTCGGCACCCGCGCCATGCGCTATCACGCGGGGACGCCCGGACTGTCCGCGGCCGGCTGGCGGCTGCTGTGCGATCCGCAGCGCGGCACCACCCTCGTCACCGCCACCGCCCAGCGCGCGGACCGCATCATCGCCATGACCAACGTCATGCGCACCGACCGGCGGGGCGTCGGGGAGTTCGCCGTGCTGATCGAGGACGCCTGGCAGTCCAAGGGGCTGGGTACGGCGCTCGCCGCCCACGCGGCCGAGGTCGCCCGGAGGATCGGGCTGCACACCCTGACCGCGGCGGTCGCCGCGGTCAACACCCCGATGCTCCATGTACTGGCGAGCCTCGACGCCCCGGCCGCCCATGTCACCGGCCCGGTGGTCGACATCGAGATACCACTGCGGCGAGGGTGGTGA